One Olsenella sp. oral taxon 807 DNA segment encodes these proteins:
- a CDS encoding DNA-binding protein, which yields MTRDGLYKALSPTGNPSFAAVQKAVRALGYRLDVKAMPYNPSETNEGLPARINA from the coding sequence ATCACGCGCGACGGACTCTACAAGGCGCTCTCCCCCACGGGCAACCCGTCCTTCGCAGCAGTACAGAAGGCGGTAAGGGCCCTAGGCTACAGACTGGACGTGAAGGCCATGCCTTACAACCCGAGCGAGACAAACGAAGGGCTGCCAGCACGAATCAACGCCTGA
- a CDS encoding purine-nucleoside phosphorylase produces the protein MRVLVSDCLRGVACRFDGSSKPSRSVKRLCEKVEVVGVCPEIAAGLSVPRPPAEQVGDRVRLIDGSDVTEDFRRGAELSLDRARSRGALKKGAPLAVLKGRSPSCGVGLVYDGSHSGRLIKGDGVFVRLLKKEGVCVVSEDVVKACEPSVEHPVALVLGSGLGHLAKLVRPVRRIDYHDIDGFPADATPVRDHRFELTIGTIDEVPVAVYPGRIHLYQGYSAAEVTSLVRHARHLGCRDIVFACATGAVTGNAHVGLGILTDQINLTGRNPLIEWDGIRDVETPFVGMVDAYTPYLRTLARGVADDLGIAVDEGVYAGVLGPCFETPAEIGMMRALGVSYVGMSTVNEVIMAHALGMNVLGLTLATNESGDPDTSHESVLEVAGRYASDFERLVRGVLHLL, from the coding sequence ATGCGCGTGCTGGTGAGCGATTGCCTGCGCGGAGTTGCCTGTCGCTTTGACGGGAGTTCTAAGCCGTCTCGCTCTGTCAAAAGGCTCTGTGAGAAGGTCGAGGTCGTGGGTGTCTGTCCAGAGATCGCCGCCGGACTGAGTGTGCCGCGTCCCCCTGCGGAGCAGGTGGGCGACCGTGTGAGACTCATCGATGGCAGCGATGTGACCGAGGACTTCAGGCGCGGGGCAGAGCTCTCGCTCGATCGGGCACGCTCGAGGGGCGCCCTCAAGAAGGGGGCGCCCCTCGCCGTCCTCAAGGGAAGAAGCCCATCGTGTGGTGTTGGTCTCGTCTACGATGGGAGTCATTCGGGAAGGCTCATCAAGGGAGACGGCGTGTTCGTGCGCCTTCTCAAGAAGGAGGGGGTTTGTGTGGTGAGCGAGGATGTCGTCAAGGCCTGTGAGCCGTCGGTGGAGCATCCCGTTGCCTTGGTCCTGGGATCGGGGCTTGGGCACCTGGCAAAGCTCGTGAGGCCCGTACGCCGCATCGACTATCATGACATCGATGGCTTTCCCGCAGATGCGACACCCGTGCGCGACCACCGCTTCGAGCTGACCATTGGCACCATCGACGAGGTGCCTGTGGCGGTCTATCCGGGACGCATCCATCTCTACCAGGGCTACAGCGCGGCCGAGGTGACATCCCTCGTGCGTCATGCCAGACATCTGGGCTGTCGTGACATCGTCTTTGCCTGCGCGACGGGTGCAGTGACGGGAAATGCCCATGTCGGTCTTGGCATCCTGACCGATCAGATCAACCTCACCGGACGAAATCCGCTCATCGAGTGGGACGGCATCCGTGACGTCGAGACGCCGTTCGTGGGCATGGTGGACGCCTATACGCCCTACCTGCGCACACTTGCGCGTGGCGTTGCCGATGACTTGGGCATCGCGGTGGACGAGGGCGTCTACGCAGGAGTCCTGGGGCCCTGCTTCGAGACGCCGGCCGAGATCGGGATGATGCGGGCGCTGGGCGTCTCGTACGTGGGCATGTCCACTGTGAACGAGGTCATCATGGCCCATGCCCTGGGGATGAACGTGCTGGGACTCACGCTCGCGACCAATGAGTCGGGGGATCCCGATACCTCTCACGAGTCCGTGCTCGAAGTTGCCGGACGCTATGCGAGTGACTTTGAGCGTCTGGTGCGTGGCGTGCTGCACCTGCTCTAG
- a CDS encoding Spy0128 family protein, protein MTANLATSCHTRGLRTLVGSLLALMTFLVLLPTRVQATTPVEHVDDLLGSIGGTVYINENIDWNHIGQYYGNDGQWHNIPDLRPADPAKEGDAVDLQNGWKIKWCPPYNTDYTSGYKTGVYMVFRAPDNGKLDSTGSDWGGFKLRFNRIGYTTSGEDIDSIIEFTAVHARQSDNTALNEPKLICPFHIGDKYGAAVAAVSTKDKECISIKSTFTTTLVKTGTETQIDPSNEFDTVYADIDQSFHYQDGGTKRDPTYNSPWREAVGLADGYKSALLGPVGVTTVKVDEENGVTWFRSSQNDDANAANNISTVVAKAGPKFVTGWVGDGCETSIGYASFVRVYPEWPDPKKSPETQVRKRGEIASFDITQAFPYVSEKNKATSIVVTDTLDSALDASHATVQVFKGGVDVTDNWTINVSGQVVTATAKNTGHGFAEGEHTFRITAPVSQTAALDTYETEKNQDGTFRKVPNQASVAINGTAKTTNTTHVLVPYEASGSVQISAKKSLKGKQLEDQQFTFRLTDGQGAVVGEKKNDGNGDVTFDTIDFDQDDIGKTYTYTITELDDAKQGYTYDAHTETVKVKVEDAGEGKLNVVTEYDADGAQFENNYAPNVGFAILKHDENDQPLGGAKFTLYLDDGDNKFTSMDSPATIYEDQTLQRRIEGAVMTTDGQGKALCYGLDWGKTYWLKETTAPAGYTLDPDAHRVVVGEDGSISLVDEQGVSAKLPVKDGVSTMTIKDTRVASLPSTAGTGITPILFVGFALVLVGGGSILHVVRRRRYL, encoded by the coding sequence ATGACGGCAAACCTAGCGACGAGTTGCCACACGAGAGGACTAAGAACGCTGGTGGGGTCGCTCCTGGCGCTTATGACATTCCTTGTCCTCTTGCCAACCAGGGTCCAGGCCACTACACCGGTGGAGCATGTCGACGATCTGCTTGGCTCAATCGGCGGTACCGTCTACATCAACGAGAACATCGATTGGAACCACATCGGCCAGTATTATGGCAACGACGGCCAGTGGCACAACATACCTGATCTCAGGCCCGCCGACCCCGCTAAGGAGGGGGATGCCGTCGACCTGCAGAACGGCTGGAAGATCAAGTGGTGCCCCCCGTATAATACGGACTACACGAGTGGCTACAAGACAGGTGTGTACATGGTGTTTCGCGCCCCTGACAACGGCAAGCTGGACTCAACGGGTTCCGACTGGGGTGGCTTCAAGCTGCGCTTCAACAGGATCGGCTATACGACCTCAGGCGAGGACATCGACTCGATCATCGAGTTCACGGCAGTGCATGCGCGGCAGTCGGACAACACGGCGCTCAATGAGCCTAAGCTCATATGCCCCTTCCACATCGGCGATAAGTACGGCGCTGCGGTGGCTGCGGTCTCGACCAAAGACAAGGAGTGCATCAGCATAAAGTCAACCTTCACGACTACCCTGGTCAAGACCGGCACCGAGACCCAGATCGACCCAAGCAACGAATTCGACACCGTCTACGCGGACATCGATCAGTCCTTCCACTACCAGGACGGCGGGACTAAGCGCGATCCTACCTATAACTCTCCCTGGAGGGAGGCCGTAGGGTTGGCTGATGGCTATAAGTCTGCCCTCTTGGGACCGGTTGGGGTGACGACCGTCAAGGTGGACGAAGAAAACGGGGTTACGTGGTTCAGGTCGTCCCAGAACGATGACGCAAATGCGGCGAACAACATCTCCACGGTCGTGGCAAAGGCGGGACCTAAGTTCGTCACCGGATGGGTGGGTGACGGATGCGAGACGAGCATAGGATATGCGTCCTTCGTCCGCGTATATCCCGAGTGGCCAGATCCAAAAAAGTCACCGGAGACCCAGGTCAGGAAGCGTGGGGAGATAGCCTCGTTTGACATCACCCAAGCGTTTCCTTATGTGTCCGAGAAGAACAAGGCGACGTCCATCGTCGTGACCGACACGCTCGATTCGGCCCTCGATGCGTCGCACGCGACCGTCCAGGTCTTCAAGGGTGGCGTGGACGTCACGGACAACTGGACGATCAACGTCTCCGGCCAGGTTGTGACCGCAACGGCAAAGAACACCGGGCACGGCTTTGCTGAGGGTGAGCATACGTTCAGGATCACCGCCCCCGTCTCCCAGACGGCCGCGCTCGACACCTATGAGACAGAAAAGAACCAAGACGGCACGTTCAGGAAGGTCCCAAACCAGGCGTCCGTTGCCATCAACGGGACAGCCAAGACGACCAACACGACGCACGTCTTGGTGCCCTACGAGGCGAGTGGGTCGGTCCAGATCAGTGCCAAGAAGTCCCTCAAGGGCAAGCAGCTTGAGGACCAGCAGTTCACGTTTCGGCTGACGGATGGCCAGGGCGCAGTGGTAGGCGAGAAGAAAAACGATGGGAACGGTGATGTCACATTCGACACCATCGACTTCGACCAAGATGACATCGGAAAGACGTACACGTACACCATCACCGAGCTCGACGACGCGAAGCAGGGCTATACGTATGACGCCCATACAGAGACGGTCAAGGTGAAGGTGGAAGACGCTGGGGAAGGCAAGCTCAACGTAGTCACTGAGTATGACGCCGATGGGGCGCAGTTCGAGAACAACTACGCCCCGAACGTCGGGTTTGCCATCCTCAAGCATGATGAGAACGACCAGCCGCTCGGAGGCGCGAAGTTCACGCTCTACCTAGACGATGGCGACAACAAGTTCACCAGCATGGATTCTCCTGCCACGATATATGAGGACCAGACATTGCAGAGGCGTATCGAGGGTGCCGTTATGACTACGGATGGTCAAGGGAAGGCACTCTGCTACGGCTTGGATTGGGGCAAGACGTACTGGCTCAAGGAGACGACTGCGCCTGCGGGCTATACCCTCGACCCCGACGCCCACAGGGTCGTTGTCGGGGAGGATGGGTCCATCAGCCTGGTTGATGAACAAGGGGTCTCTGCTAAGCTTCCTGTCAAGGATGGCGTCTCGACTATGACGATCAAGGACACGCGGGTCGCTTCGCTTCCGAGCACGGCGGGCACAGGCATAACGCCCATTCTGTTTGTCGGGTTTGCCTTGGTTCTCGTCGGAGGCGGCTCGATCCTTCATGTTGTCAGGCGCAGGAGGTATCTGTAG
- a CDS encoding NYN domain-containing protein, with amino-acid sequence MNENTQSSLAVLIDYENLALGTGKRKRNGHQEAGPRPDVKRILERLVDKGRIAAKRAYCDWQRFDNAITPLHELGIELIEIPDRAFTGKNSADIRLAVDAVEMCLTKEHIDTFAILSGDSDFSPLVAKLKEFGKMVIGVGMKESTSSLLTEVCDEFLFYEDIASSGGVPDFAAKVSKDKHDCYQLLFETIDALQGESDSAILASRLKDTMKRKRPQFTERGYGYRSFSNLLREAAKLGFIEIHQDSRSGTVMVDGFSE; translated from the coding sequence ATGAACGAGAACACCCAGAGTTCGCTCGCAGTCCTCATTGACTACGAGAACCTTGCGCTTGGAACGGGCAAGAGAAAGCGCAACGGCCATCAGGAGGCGGGACCCAGGCCGGACGTCAAGCGCATCTTGGAGCGGCTCGTCGACAAGGGTAGGATTGCCGCCAAGCGCGCCTACTGCGACTGGCAGCGCTTCGATAATGCCATAACCCCCCTACACGAACTGGGCATCGAGCTCATTGAGATACCAGATCGGGCCTTTACGGGCAAGAATTCAGCCGACATCCGCTTGGCGGTCGACGCGGTGGAGATGTGCCTCACAAAGGAGCATATCGATACCTTCGCGATCCTCTCTGGTGACTCGGACTTCTCACCGCTTGTCGCCAAGCTCAAGGAGTTTGGCAAGATGGTCATCGGCGTCGGCATGAAGGAGTCAACGAGCAGCCTGCTCACCGAGGTCTGCGACGAGTTTCTCTTCTACGAGGACATCGCAAGTTCAGGCGGCGTGCCTGACTTCGCGGCTAAGGTGAGCAAGGACAAGCACGACTGCTATCAGTTGCTCTTCGAGACGATCGACGCACTTCAGGGCGAGAGTGACAGCGCCATCCTCGCCTCGCGCCTCAAGGACACCATGAAGCGCAAGCGACCGCAGTTCACCGAGCGCGGCTACGGCTACCGCTCGTTCTCGAACCTGCTGCGAGAGGCGGCCAAGCTCGGTTTCATAGAGATCCACCAGGACTCGCGCAGCGGTACGGTCATGGTGGACGGCTTTAGCGAATAG
- a CDS encoding DegV family protein, with the protein MSNDFSKTVGGLDGVIGAQGDGRDLHQRRGVRIIVDSTADYAPEVAERLGVEVIPFTYVTPEGEQVDDLWKTSDSHAFYERMRQNPDMRLTTCAVTPGRYFEVFEKAAKAGLPTIYMGLPAGLSSSIDSARQAADMIRERYPGFELYVLDNRCDSAAGELLAIEAAHQASMGLSAKELYAWARDARYFVHGYFTLESFDALAAGGRIPPAAASVGSKLDIKPELSYDLNGALTLRGMCRGRKKALRAIMQDFRENYAHDTSLPLSIVSSDAERDADWLEKEVRKEKGCEDVTIIRSQVSPILGCHVGPGMVALCFWGTDRREKLSLTDRITRRVKRAGASGAR; encoded by the coding sequence ATGTCCAATGACTTCAGTAAGACCGTCGGCGGCCTTGATGGTGTGATCGGGGCGCAGGGCGACGGTCGAGACCTTCATCAGAGGCGCGGCGTGCGCATCATCGTAGACTCCACGGCTGACTATGCCCCCGAGGTCGCCGAGCGGCTGGGGGTCGAGGTGATCCCCTTCACCTACGTCACGCCCGAGGGCGAGCAGGTCGATGACCTCTGGAAGACGAGCGATTCTCACGCGTTCTACGAGCGGATGCGGCAGAATCCGGACATGCGTCTCACGACCTGTGCCGTCACGCCGGGTCGCTACTTCGAGGTGTTCGAAAAGGCCGCCAAGGCTGGCCTACCCACCATCTACATGGGTCTTCCTGCGGGTCTCTCGTCGTCCATCGACTCGGCGCGCCAGGCGGCGGACATGATCCGGGAGCGTTACCCCGGCTTTGAGCTTTACGTCCTCGATAATCGCTGTGATTCGGCTGCGGGCGAGCTGCTTGCCATCGAGGCCGCGCATCAGGCATCCATGGGACTCTCGGCCAAGGAGCTCTATGCTTGGGCGAGGGATGCGCGCTACTTCGTCCACGGCTACTTTACGCTGGAGAGCTTTGACGCCCTTGCTGCCGGTGGGCGTATCCCGCCGGCTGCCGCGAGCGTGGGCAGCAAACTCGACATCAAGCCCGAGCTATCCTACGACCTCAACGGTGCCCTGACGCTCCGGGGCATGTGTCGAGGGCGCAAGAAGGCGCTCCGGGCCATCATGCAGGACTTTCGCGAGAACTACGCCCATGACACGTCGCTGCCGCTGAGCATCGTCTCATCCGATGCCGAGAGGGACGCTGACTGGCTCGAGAAGGAGGTTCGCAAGGAGAAGGGATGTGAGGACGTGACCATCATCAGGAGTCAGGTCTCTCCCATCTTGGGCTGCCACGTGGGTCCTGGCATGGTCGCGCTCTGCTTTTGGGGTACCGACCGTCGCGAGAAGCTCTCTCTTACCGATCGTATCACGCGCAGGGTCAAGCGGGCGGGGGCCAGTGGTGCGCGGTAG
- a CDS encoding NAD(P)-dependent oxidoreductase — MASTAIRKVSFIGTGIMGAPIAGHLMDAGYELTVYTRSGEKAKGLIDRGARWAPDVESAALGADVVFTMLGYPEDVEDVYLATDGLIRSTKKGAWMVDLTTSSPGLARDIHDAAEVEDKHAFDCPVTGGEQGAIDGTLTLMAGVRKDDATVLQPLLESFSSKIYYLGGAGRGQIAKLCNQVSLGAAMMGYADALALAGRAGMDKAQVLDIISHGLGGSVALSQLGPKSVAGDYKPGFLAEHLRKDLGLAIFEADDLDIALPSAEAAYGLYDILCQVGGSRLGTQAVTLLYADDDTGTAAGLDWSKLDVPDYDHDEYDHGGHEHHHHHHR, encoded by the coding sequence ATGGCAAGCACCGCGATTCGTAAGGTCTCCTTCATCGGCACTGGTATCATGGGTGCCCCCATCGCAGGGCATCTCATGGATGCTGGCTATGAGCTGACGGTTTACACCCGCAGCGGCGAGAAGGCCAAGGGCCTTATCGACAGGGGCGCTCGCTGGGCCCCCGATGTCGAGTCTGCCGCTCTCGGGGCTGACGTGGTCTTCACCATGCTGGGCTATCCGGAGGACGTCGAGGACGTCTACCTTGCCACGGATGGCCTCATACGCAGTACGAAAAAGGGTGCTTGGATGGTCGACCTCACCACCAGCTCGCCCGGACTTGCCCGTGACATCCACGATGCCGCCGAGGTCGAGGACAAGCATGCCTTCGACTGTCCCGTTACAGGTGGCGAGCAGGGAGCGATCGACGGCACGCTGACGCTCATGGCAGGTGTCCGTAAGGATGACGCCACGGTGCTCCAACCCCTGCTCGAGAGCTTCTCGTCTAAGATCTACTATTTGGGTGGCGCGGGTAGGGGGCAGATCGCCAAGCTCTGCAACCAGGTGTCTCTTGGTGCCGCGATGATGGGCTACGCCGATGCCCTTGCGCTTGCTGGTAGGGCGGGTATGGACAAGGCGCAGGTGCTCGACATTATCTCGCATGGCCTCGGGGGATCGGTTGCGCTCTCGCAGTTGGGGCCCAAGTCCGTGGCAGGAGACTACAAGCCTGGTTTTCTTGCGGAGCACCTGCGCAAGGACCTCGGGCTCGCAATCTTCGAGGCAGACGACCTCGACATCGCCCTGCCGAGCGCCGAGGCGGCCTATGGGCTCTACGATATCCTCTGCCAGGTCGGTGGCTCGAGGCTGGGCACGCAGGCCGTCACGCTGCTCTATGCAGATGATGACACCGGTACCGCTGCCGGACTCGACTGGTCGAAGCTCGATGTGCCCGACTACGACCACGATGAGTACGACCATGGAGGTCACGAACATCACCATCACCACCATCGCTAG
- a CDS encoding DUF4236 domain-containing protein, producing the protein MGFRFFKSKSIAKGLRIGISKRGLSANIGGRGHSISLGSQGVYLNLSIPGTGISYRTKLKGPGSGASSKSGGAAREMPKGVQVILREDGTYEYSDQSGEPIRDQTLVRRISALPEVKAKKEELSAQYRQDQQDKAKQLNSQMDSFVNIASLSPKVRRSLSQDTSSKDDPETIMRGIDECIDSMTLPVEIAVSYELRGSELWVDLDLPELEDLPDKEYVTLASGALRQKNRTQEALRGDYAKCVYGVSIFVAASLFDSSPGIERIVVSGRTQRRDREGRICDEYIISVKYTRPAFETTDLTSIDPEAFFLSFENRCLTTKTKLFKAIRPFDPHEG; encoded by the coding sequence ATGGGATTTCGATTCTTCAAGTCAAAGAGCATCGCCAAGGGCCTGCGCATCGGCATATCGAAGAGGGGACTCAGCGCAAATATAGGAGGTAGGGGTCACTCAATCTCGCTTGGCTCCCAGGGTGTCTATCTGAACCTATCGATCCCAGGAACCGGCATCTCCTACAGGACAAAGCTCAAAGGCCCGGGCTCGGGCGCGTCAAGCAAGTCAGGCGGGGCCGCGCGTGAGATGCCCAAAGGAGTGCAGGTCATCCTCAGGGAGGACGGGACGTACGAGTACAGCGACCAGTCAGGCGAGCCCATACGCGACCAGACCCTCGTTCGCAGGATCAGCGCCCTGCCTGAGGTCAAGGCCAAGAAGGAGGAACTCTCCGCTCAGTACAGGCAGGACCAGCAGGATAAGGCCAAGCAGCTGAACTCGCAGATGGACTCGTTCGTCAACATCGCCTCCCTCTCCCCCAAAGTGCGCCGGAGCCTGTCGCAAGACACGAGCTCCAAAGATGACCCAGAGACGATCATGAGAGGCATCGACGAGTGTATAGACTCAATGACGCTTCCTGTCGAGATTGCCGTGAGCTACGAGCTCAGGGGCAGCGAACTGTGGGTTGACCTCGATCTACCCGAGCTGGAGGATCTTCCCGACAAGGAATACGTGACGCTTGCGAGTGGCGCCCTCAGGCAGAAGAATCGGACACAAGAAGCGCTGAGGGGCGACTACGCGAAGTGCGTCTATGGGGTGAGCATCTTCGTCGCGGCGTCGCTCTTCGATTCCTCACCTGGAATCGAGCGGATCGTGGTCTCGGGTCGTACGCAGCGACGTGACAGGGAGGGCAGGATATGCGACGAGTACATCATCTCGGTGAAGTACACGCGCCCGGCCTTCGAGACCACCGACCTCACGTCGATAGATCCAGAGGCCTTCTTCCTCAGCTTCGAGAATCGCTGCCTGACAACGAAGACGAAGCTTTTCAAGGCTATACGACCCTTCGACCCACATGAGGGATAG